In Gammaproteobacteria bacterium, the following proteins share a genomic window:
- a CDS encoding PAS domain S-box protein, producing MVTIQALQRMLTKQLTARLYEEAAHDRTLFDQHIKQQARAAKLLAMNQRLVLWLEDINKNEQRTEIRYFPKMRPPWFPPISAWRGIISPRYVMLSDSQGRLQEVYLLRDQTLPAGFFIDRLLVVRSQNQGYLTLLNGKPYLLASATISDAQGEIQGMLTLITLLDNQFLTKLNYATIQNGAILALLEGTNKTVVASSAPTQVSAGLLLNSLLDDYLTTGEEFFDYGASDLRLQLTTLMPKTRLVEINESVLALARKEHIIAAAVFVVVFTIIVIYLSRRIDGLIRIVDAFSQNALGSKQALPKGGDQLIHLEKRISLLTEEILAARKSMHLRSEMRHKAKQLRALDAVTRELEVGVLLFYGEGKEQALNQRASEFEKEYGEKWDSVRRIGSRGEVKLQDRKHRHHILRVSRLTLFEVDDVLLVQDVTEQRQAVKIVQESEERFRNITQAASDAITSIDTRGEVISWNRAATKMFGYSDSEMLGQPLTKLMPPRYRAAHRAGLARILCGEKPYVTENTLEMEGLPKNGTCFPIELSLSTWKMQGAQYFTGIIRDITDRKRSEKVLLRERDFAESLIETAQVIILVLDPEGRIVRFNNFMERLSGYRLEEVRGKDWFATFLPRRDRLRIKEVFSKAMSNAPTKGNINRIVTRDGHERDIEWWDRTLKDGDDHTVGLIVIGQDITERKEKEAQLLQAQKMEAVGQLTGSIAHDFNNLLTIILGNLGLLAKQTGETGDPDIREYVADALSAAREGADLTHRLLALSRKQFLEPRNININKIVDNHVRLLRRLLGERIKLSVNMHEEAAMVCVDTAQIESTLLNLAINARDAMPEGGTLTVDVTRQHIEADNTTFLDLTPGSYVMITVTDSGIGMSAETLSHVVEPFFTTKQVGKGTGLGLSMAYSFTKRSGGGLRINSTLGKGTTVSVVLPETGPTNEVAVMEEGVTGLPGGSETILLVEDEPRVRKLVKRRMQELGYQIVEAENATAAKAFLAAGTPVNLLFSDIIMPDGISGIELANWTMSNRPAVRILLTTAANHQVNGEEQRDQNGNFPLLRKPYDDKTLAQTIRVLLDE from the coding sequence TTGGTCACGATCCAGGCGTTGCAGCGCATGCTCACAAAGCAGTTGACGGCGCGTCTCTACGAAGAAGCAGCCCACGACCGCACCCTCTTTGACCAGCACATCAAACAGCAAGCCAGGGCTGCCAAGTTACTAGCGATGAATCAGCGGCTCGTCCTATGGCTCGAGGATATAAACAAGAATGAACAGAGGACTGAAATTCGTTACTTCCCGAAGATGCGGCCTCCATGGTTCCCCCCTATCTCCGCATGGCGTGGAATAATCAGTCCCAGATATGTCATGTTGAGTGATAGTCAGGGACGCCTACAAGAGGTCTACCTCCTCCGTGACCAAACACTGCCAGCGGGATTCTTTATTGATCGCTTGTTAGTAGTGCGAAGCCAGAATCAAGGCTACTTAACCTTGCTGAATGGAAAGCCCTACCTGCTTGCGTCTGCAACAATTTCTGACGCACAGGGTGAGATCCAGGGAATGCTTACGCTGATCACGCTGCTCGATAATCAATTTCTAACAAAATTAAATTACGCTACGATTCAAAATGGCGCAATTTTGGCTTTACTTGAAGGGACAAATAAAACTGTCGTGGCAAGCAGTGCTCCAACACAGGTATCTGCCGGCCTTTTGCTCAACAGTCTGCTCGACGATTACCTGACTACCGGCGAGGAGTTTTTCGATTACGGCGCCTCCGACTTGCGTTTGCAACTCACCACCTTAATGCCAAAGACGCGACTGGTGGAAATCAATGAGAGCGTGCTCGCCTTGGCACGCAAGGAGCATATTATCGCAGCCGCTGTTTTCGTGGTCGTCTTTACTATAATTGTCATTTACTTGTCACGACGAATCGATGGCCTGATACGTATTGTCGACGCATTCTCCCAAAACGCATTGGGATCTAAGCAAGCTCTACCTAAAGGTGGCGATCAACTTATTCATTTAGAAAAACGCATTAGTTTGCTGACCGAGGAGATCTTGGCTGCACGGAAGTCCATGCACCTGCGATCTGAAATGAGACACAAAGCCAAGCAACTTCGCGCGCTCGACGCGGTGACCCGAGAGCTGGAGGTTGGAGTTCTGCTTTTTTATGGCGAGGGCAAAGAGCAGGCACTCAACCAACGGGCATCTGAATTCGAAAAGGAATACGGTGAGAAATGGGATTCCGTGAGAAGGATTGGTTCACGTGGTGAGGTAAAGTTGCAGGATCGGAAACACCGACACCACATTCTTCGGGTGAGCAGGCTGACGTTGTTCGAAGTTGACGATGTCCTGCTGGTCCAGGATGTTACTGAGCAAAGACAGGCAGTGAAGATCGTTCAAGAAAGTGAAGAGCGGTTTCGCAACATTACCCAGGCGGCTAGCGATGCCATCACCTCCATCGATACCAGGGGAGAAGTAATATCATGGAATAGAGCAGCCACCAAGATGTTCGGCTATTCTGACTCAGAGATGCTGGGACAGCCCCTAACCAAATTGATGCCACCGAGATATCGGGCGGCTCATCGGGCCGGACTGGCCCGAATTCTTTGCGGAGAAAAGCCTTATGTTACTGAGAATACACTCGAAATGGAAGGTCTGCCTAAAAATGGCACCTGCTTTCCGATAGAGCTATCCCTTTCGACGTGGAAGATGCAGGGTGCGCAATACTTTACCGGGATCATCCGCGACATCACTGACCGCAAACGGTCGGAAAAGGTGCTTCTTCGCGAGCGGGATTTCGCCGAAAGCCTGATTGAGACGGCGCAGGTTATCATCTTGGTGCTTGACCCCGAGGGACGGATCGTCCGCTTCAATAATTTTATGGAGCGGTTGTCGGGTTACCGCCTGGAGGAGGTGCGCGGTAAGGATTGGTTTGCCACGTTTTTGCCGAGGCGCGATCGATTGAGGATTAAGGAAGTCTTTTCCAAGGCGATGTCCAACGCCCCGACAAAAGGCAATATCAACCGCATCGTCACCCGCGATGGACATGAGCGCGACATCGAGTGGTGGGACAGGACTCTCAAGGATGGCGATGACCACACTGTCGGCCTGATCGTCATTGGACAGGACATCACCGAACGCAAAGAAAAGGAAGCACAGCTTCTGCAGGCCCAGAAGATGGAGGCTGTGGGGCAACTCACCGGTAGCATTGCTCACGATTTCAACAATCTGCTGACAATCATACTCGGTAATCTGGGGTTGCTGGCGAAGCAAACTGGAGAGACTGGAGATCCAGATATCAGAGAGTATGTAGCCGACGCCTTATCCGCTGCCAGAGAGGGCGCAGACTTGACTCATCGCTTGTTAGCCCTTTCGCGCAAGCAGTTCCTCGAGCCGAGGAATATCAATATCAACAAAATAGTCGACAATCATGTGAGATTATTGCGCCGGCTCTTGGGAGAGCGCATCAAACTGAGTGTCAACATGCATGAAGAGGCTGCAATGGTTTGTGTGGATACCGCCCAGATCGAGAGCACGCTGCTGAATCTCGCCATCAATGCCCGAGACGCAATGCCGGAGGGTGGGACGCTCACCGTTGATGTGACGCGTCAGCACATCGAGGCCGATAATACCACCTTTTTGGATCTGACACCTGGCAGCTATGTCATGATCACCGTCACTGATTCGGGAATCGGCATGTCGGCTGAAACTTTATCCCATGTCGTAGAGCCTTTCTTTACCACCAAACAAGTCGGAAAAGGCACTGGACTCGGATTGAGCATGGCCTACAGTTTTACGAAACGGTCCGGTGGGGGTCTGCGGATCAATAGCACGCTCGGGAAGGGCACAACCGTGTCAGTGGTGTTACCGGAAACAGGGCCCACTAACGAGGTAGCAGTCATGGAGGAGGGTGTGACGGGTTTGCCGGGAGGCTCCGAGACGATCCTGCTTGTCGAGGATGAGCCACGGGTGCGAAAGCTCGTTAAACGCAGGATGCAGGAGCTGGGTTACCAGATAGTGGAAGCCGAAAATGCTACGGCAGCTAAAGCGTTTCTCGCGGCTGGAACTCCCGTAAATCTCCTTTTTAGCGATATTATCATGCCAGATGGGATAAGCGGAATTGAATTGGCGAATTGGACCATGAGCAATAGGCCCGCGGTAAGAATTTTACTCACCACAGCCGCCAACCATCAGGTCAACGGAGAAGAACAGCGGGACCAAAATGGGAATTTTCCTCTGTTGCGTAAACCTTATGACGATAAGACCCTTGCTCAGACTATTCGAGTCCTCTTGGATGAATAG
- a CDS encoding DNA polymerase III subunit chi produces the protein MTRIDFYILSDADPMARYRVACRIAEKAWGTGHRVHIHTDSPQESRKMDQLLWTFRDRSFVPHAVEPEHAGEFPVTIGHSPAPDTRQVLINLAAEVPVFFDHFERVAEIVARNRESSDKDRERYRFYRDRDCKLNHHHLDS, from the coding sequence ATGACGAGAATCGACTTCTACATCCTGAGCGACGCCGACCCGATGGCACGCTACCGTGTGGCCTGCCGCATCGCGGAAAAGGCCTGGGGCACGGGGCACCGGGTCCACATCCACACGGACTCGCCACAGGAGAGCCGCAAGATGGATCAACTGCTCTGGACCTTCCGCGACCGCAGTTTCGTCCCTCACGCGGTGGAACCGGAGCATGCTGGCGAGTTCCCGGTCACGATCGGACATTCGCCGGCGCCGGATACCCGCCAGGTGCTGATCAACCTGGCCGCCGAGGTCCCGGTGTTCTTCGATCATTTCGAACGCGTGGCCGAGATCGTGGCCCGCAACCGCGAATCATCCGACAAGGATCGCGAGCGGTATCGCTTCTACCGCGACAGGGACTGCAAGCTCAACCACCATCACCTGGATTCCTGA
- a CDS encoding valine--tRNA ligase, producing MEKTYNPHAIEQHWYRTWEAEGDFSPTGHGDPYCIMIPPPNVTGTLHMGHAFQDTLMDALIRYHRMKGDNTLWQPGTDHAGIATQMVVERQLNAEGKTRHDLGREDFVDRVWDWKDHSGNTITRQLRRMGASVDWSRERFTMDEGLSRAVVEVFVRLYDEGLIYRGKRLVNWDPVLHTALSDLEVINHEERGHLWHMRYPLADGSGHVVVATTRPETMLGDTSVAVYPGDERYRALVGKSIRLPLTDREIPVIADDYVDPAFGSGCVKITPAHDFNDYEMGRRHGLPLINILTDDARINENAPAAYQGLDRYAARERIVADLEALDLMEKIEDYTLMAPRGDRSHAVVEPYLTDQWYVKIGPLAGPAIEAVETGRIRFVPENWSKTYYEWMRNIQDWCISRQLWWGHRIPAWYDEAGNIYVARSEAEAREKHGLGDEVRLARDEDVLDTWFSSALWPFSTLGWPDETPELRTFYPTSVLVTGFDIIFFWVARMIMMGLKFMGDVPFAEVYIHGLVRDAEGQKMSKSKGNVLDPIDLIDGIGLEALIEKRTSGLMQPQMAEKIARLTRKHYPQGIPAFGTDALRFTFAALASTGRDIKFDLNRIEGYRNFCNKLWNAARYVLMNTRGEDTGTGGEPVELSLPDRWILSRLQAVAGEVSGHIDSYRFDLAAQALYDFTWRDYCDWYLEFSKPVLTSDGSSEEALRGTRRTLVRVLESILCLLHPVMPFITEEIWQQVGTLAGAEGRTIQRRTWPRAKEPAADKTAEAELEWVKAFIMGVRRIRSEMDIPPGRRLPVLLQNWSGADRARFDRNEHFIGFLAKTESVEWLPGDDAPESATSLVGEMKILIPLAGLIDKQAELARLEKETGKLRSNLEKSEAKLRNAGFVECAPAAVVEKERARVAQMQSALAQLEAQADRIRKL from the coding sequence ATGGAGAAGACGTACAACCCGCACGCTATCGAGCAACACTGGTACCGGACCTGGGAGGCCGAGGGCGATTTCTCCCCGACGGGACACGGGGATCCGTATTGCATCATGATCCCGCCGCCCAACGTGACGGGCACCCTGCACATGGGACACGCGTTCCAGGACACCCTGATGGACGCGCTGATTCGCTACCACCGGATGAAGGGCGACAACACCCTGTGGCAACCCGGCACCGACCATGCGGGCATCGCGACGCAGATGGTCGTCGAGCGCCAGCTCAATGCCGAGGGCAAGACGCGCCACGACCTCGGGCGGGAAGATTTCGTCGACAGGGTCTGGGACTGGAAGGACCACTCGGGCAACACCATCACCCGACAGCTCCGCCGCATGGGCGCCTCGGTGGACTGGTCGCGCGAGCGGTTCACCATGGACGAGGGCCTGTCGCGCGCCGTGGTCGAGGTGTTCGTGCGCCTCTACGACGAGGGGCTGATCTACCGCGGCAAGCGCCTGGTCAACTGGGACCCGGTGCTGCACACGGCCCTGTCGGATCTCGAGGTCATCAACCACGAGGAGCGGGGGCATCTCTGGCACATGCGTTACCCCCTGGCCGACGGTTCCGGGCACGTCGTGGTGGCCACCACGCGTCCCGAGACCATGCTCGGGGACACGTCGGTGGCGGTCTACCCCGGGGACGAGCGCTACCGCGCCCTGGTCGGCAAATCGATCCGCCTGCCGCTGACCGATCGCGAGATCCCGGTCATCGCCGACGACTACGTCGATCCGGCGTTCGGCTCCGGCTGCGTCAAGATCACCCCCGCGCACGACTTCAACGATTACGAGATGGGCCGCCGGCACGGGCTGCCGCTGATCAATATCCTCACCGACGACGCGCGCATCAACGAGAATGCCCCCGCAGCCTACCAGGGGCTGGACCGCTACGCCGCGCGAGAGCGGATCGTCGCAGACCTCGAGGCGCTCGATCTGATGGAGAAGATCGAGGACTACACGCTGATGGCGCCGCGCGGCGACCGCAGCCACGCCGTGGTCGAGCCCTACCTCACCGATCAATGGTACGTGAAGATCGGACCGCTGGCCGGTCCCGCCATCGAAGCCGTGGAAACCGGGCGCATCCGCTTCGTGCCCGAAAACTGGAGCAAGACCTACTACGAGTGGATGCGCAACATCCAGGACTGGTGCATCAGCCGCCAGCTCTGGTGGGGGCACCGCATCCCGGCCTGGTACGACGAAGCCGGGAATATCTACGTCGCCCGTTCCGAGGCCGAGGCCCGGGAGAAGCACGGACTCGGTGACGAGGTGCGTCTCGCACGCGACGAGGACGTCCTGGACACCTGGTTCTCCTCGGCGCTGTGGCCGTTCTCCACCCTCGGCTGGCCGGACGAGACCCCGGAGCTTAGGACCTTCTACCCGACCTCCGTGCTGGTCACCGGCTTCGACATCATCTTCTTCTGGGTCGCCCGGATGATCATGATGGGCCTGAAGTTCATGGGGGACGTACCGTTCGCGGAGGTCTACATCCATGGACTGGTGCGCGACGCCGAGGGACAGAAGATGTCCAAGTCCAAGGGCAACGTGCTCGACCCGATCGACCTCATCGACGGCATCGGCCTGGAGGCCCTGATCGAGAAACGCACCTCGGGCCTGATGCAGCCGCAGATGGCGGAGAAGATCGCCAGACTCACCCGCAAACACTACCCGCAAGGCATCCCCGCTTTCGGCACCGACGCGCTGCGATTCACCTTCGCCGCACTGGCCTCGACCGGCCGCGACATCAAGTTCGACCTCAACCGCATCGAGGGCTACCGCAACTTCTGCAACAAGCTCTGGAACGCCGCGCGCTACGTGCTGATGAACACCCGAGGCGAGGACACCGGTACCGGCGGAGAACCCGTGGAACTCTCCCTGCCCGACCGCTGGATCCTGTCGCGCCTGCAGGCGGTGGCCGGCGAGGTCTCGGGGCACATCGACAGCTACCGGTTCGACCTCGCGGCGCAGGCCCTTTACGACTTCACCTGGCGCGACTACTGCGACTGGTACCTGGAGTTCTCGAAACCCGTCCTGACCTCGGACGGATCGTCCGAGGAAGCCCTGCGCGGCACGCGGCGTACCCTGGTCCGGGTCCTGGAATCGATCCTGTGCCTGCTGCACCCCGTCATGCCCTTCATTACCGAGGAGATCTGGCAGCAGGTCGGCACGCTGGCCGGCGCCGAGGGGCGGACCATACAGCGTCGCACCTGGCCACGGGCGAAGGAACCGGCAGCCGACAAAACGGCCGAGGCGGAGCTGGAATGGGTCAAAGCCTTCATCATGGGCGTGCGCCGGATCCGCTCGGAGATGGACATCCCGCCCGGCAGACGCCTGCCGGTCCTGCTGCAGAACTGGAGCGGGGCGGACCGCGCCCGATTCGACCGCAACGAGCACTTCATCGGCTTCCTGGCGAAGACCGAAAGTGTCGAATGGCTACCCGGAGACGATGCGCCGGAATCGGCTACCTCGCTGGTCGGGGAGATGAAGATCCTCATTCCGCTGGCCGGACTGATCGACAAACAGGCCGAGCTGGCGCGGCTGGAAAAGGAAACCGGCAAGCTGCGTTCGAATCTCGAGAAGAGCGAGGCCAAACTGCGCAACGCCGGCTTCGTGGAGTGCGCACCCGCGGCCGTCGTGGAAAAGGAGCGCGCGCGCGTCGCGCAGATGCAATCCGCCCTGGCGCAGCTCGAGGCACAGGCCGACAGGATACGCAAGCTGTAG
- a CDS encoding leucyl aminopeptidase, which produces MDFELTRGKPATQDTGCVVVGVSDGAVLSGAAQDLDKACGGSVGAVLARGDLATDPGGTLMLYDLPGVAAKRVMLVACGPEEKFNESAWRKALAGSAKALQDCGATSGVSYLPDLPVGQHDATWKIRQAVVTTADALYRFDRMKGTPEPPDNPLESMTFAVTATRVPASAERGLREGRAIAAGMDLAKDLGNLPGNVCTPEYLADQAREIQKGKGKLKATILDEPEMEKLGMGALLSVSRGSELPARLIALEYRGGANKDAPVVLVGKGITFDTGGISLKPGEAMDEMKYDMCGAASVLGVLKGCEQLELPLNVVGIVASAENMPGGNASKPGDIVTTMSGLTVEILNTDAEGRLVLCDALTFAGRYKPAVMIDIATLTGACIIALGHHPSGLLGNDDTLAASLIDAGERSGDRVWRLPLWEEYQEQLKSNFADMANIGGRPAGTVTAASFLSRFTGDYTWAHLDIAGTAWRSGKEKGATGRPVPLLMQYLIDRAG; this is translated from the coding sequence ATGGATTTTGAACTGACGCGGGGCAAACCGGCGACACAGGACACCGGGTGCGTGGTGGTCGGTGTATCGGATGGGGCCGTGCTGTCCGGGGCGGCGCAGGACCTGGACAAGGCCTGCGGCGGGTCTGTCGGGGCGGTGCTCGCACGGGGAGACCTCGCGACCGACCCGGGCGGGACGCTGATGCTTTACGACCTGCCCGGCGTCGCCGCCAAACGCGTCATGCTGGTCGCCTGCGGTCCAGAGGAGAAGTTCAACGAATCGGCCTGGCGCAAGGCCCTTGCGGGCAGCGCAAAGGCGCTGCAGGACTGCGGCGCGACCTCGGGCGTCTCGTACCTGCCCGATCTCCCCGTCGGCCAACACGACGCGACGTGGAAGATCCGCCAGGCCGTCGTGACCACCGCCGATGCGCTCTACCGCTTCGACCGGATGAAGGGCACACCCGAGCCCCCGGACAACCCGCTGGAATCGATGACCTTCGCAGTGACCGCGACGCGCGTCCCCGCATCCGCCGAACGGGGGCTTCGCGAGGGCCGGGCCATTGCCGCCGGGATGGATCTGGCCAAGGACCTGGGCAACCTGCCGGGCAACGTATGTACGCCGGAATACCTTGCCGATCAGGCGCGGGAAATCCAGAAGGGCAAGGGAAAGCTGAAGGCGACGATCCTGGACGAACCCGAGATGGAGAAGCTCGGCATGGGCGCACTGCTCTCGGTCTCGCGCGGCAGCGAACTGCCGGCCCGCCTGATCGCCCTCGAGTATCGGGGCGGCGCGAATAAGGATGCGCCGGTGGTTCTCGTCGGCAAGGGTATCACCTTCGATACCGGCGGCATCTCGCTCAAACCCGGCGAGGCCATGGACGAGATGAAATACGACATGTGCGGCGCGGCCAGCGTACTCGGCGTGCTGAAGGGCTGCGAACAGCTCGAGCTACCGCTGAACGTCGTCGGTATCGTCGCCTCGGCCGAGAACATGCCCGGTGGAAATGCCAGCAAACCGGGCGATATCGTCACCACGATGTCGGGGCTGACCGTCGAGATTCTGAATACGGACGCCGAGGGGCGACTCGTACTCTGCGACGCACTCACGTTCGCCGGCCGCTACAAGCCCGCTGTGATGATCGACATCGCGACGCTTACCGGGGCCTGTATTATCGCCCTCGGGCATCATCCCAGCGGACTGCTGGGCAATGACGACACACTGGCCGCGAGCCTGATCGACGCCGGTGAACGCAGCGGCGATCGCGTCTGGCGCCTGCCGCTCTGGGAGGAATACCAGGAGCAGTTGAAAAGCAATTTCGCCGACATGGCGAACATCGGCGGCCGCCCGGCCGGGACCGTGACAGCGGCCTCGTTCCTGTCGCGCTTCACCGGGGACTACACCTGGGCCCACCTCGACATCGCGGGGACGGCGTGGCGCAGCGGCAAGGAAAAGGGCGCGACGGGCCGACCCGTACCACTGCTGATGCAGTACCTGATCGACCGGGCGGGCTGA